In one Sporosarcina sp. 6E9 genomic region, the following are encoded:
- a CDS encoding neutral zinc metallopeptidase, producing the protein MKYKGRRGSANVEDKRGMGGKTLVGGGIGGLIIVLIITFMGGNPEEVLNDLGATGTDQNVAYEETEEEKELVEFVSVVLADTEEVWSGLFAEEGLTYKEPKLVLYSDSVQSACGVAGSAVGPFYCPGDQKLYIDLSFYQELKNKFQAPGDFAMAYVIAHEVGHHVQTLLGTSGQVNDLRQRLSKEEFNKYSVKLELQADYYAGVWAHHAQGMDLLEEGDLEEALTAASAVGDDTIQKRSQGYVVPESFTHGTSKQRKSWFYKGFDIGTIKDGNTFEGTGIK; encoded by the coding sequence ATGAAATATAAAGGTAGAAGAGGAAGCGCTAATGTCGAAGACAAGCGCGGAATGGGTGGTAAGACACTCGTAGGCGGCGGAATCGGCGGGTTGATTATCGTCCTTATCATAACATTCATGGGCGGAAATCCTGAGGAAGTTTTAAATGATTTAGGTGCAACAGGTACGGATCAAAATGTAGCGTATGAAGAAACAGAAGAAGAGAAAGAGCTGGTGGAGTTCGTATCGGTTGTGCTAGCTGACACTGAGGAAGTGTGGAGCGGTCTTTTTGCAGAGGAAGGTTTGACGTACAAAGAGCCGAAACTTGTCTTGTATTCGGATAGTGTTCAATCTGCTTGCGGTGTCGCGGGATCGGCGGTCGGTCCGTTTTATTGTCCAGGCGATCAAAAACTGTACATCGATTTAAGTTTTTATCAAGAACTGAAGAACAAGTTCCAGGCCCCGGGCGATTTTGCAATGGCTTATGTCATTGCGCATGAAGTGGGACATCATGTTCAAACTTTGCTAGGGACAAGCGGACAGGTTAACGACTTGCGACAGCGTTTAAGCAAAGAAGAATTCAATAAGTATTCCGTAAAGCTAGAGCTACAAGCCGATTATTACGCTGGCGTATGGGCTCATCATGCACAAGGAATGGATTTACTGGAGGAAGGGGATTTGGAAGAAGCATTGACCGCGGCAAGTGCAGTCGGTGATGACACAATTCAAAAGCGATCCCAAGGTTACGTTGTTCCTGAAAGTTTCACTCATGGGACATCTAAACAACGGAAAAGTTGGTTTTATAAAGGATTCGATATCGGAACAATAAAGGATGGCAACACATTTGAAGGGACCGGCATTAAGTAA
- a CDS encoding CPBP family intramembrane glutamic endopeptidase, producing MFGEMKIRHLIGVTALFLVPTMVILFFLLLFSDGNVDFISATFGFVFYVVVPVVYFGYDFRKQKLSIRQVVYTKGVTRWIPSIFGIVIISIAFSLSAFWLYLYLLSPVLPFLVDFLLEETPMPESGLFLAFEIIMITILAPIVEEFFFRGVILQRLIKKSSVWGGILISSILFGILHADIIGAFIFGVITALLVIRTGNLLIPILLHMLNNTLAVLLMYVPPTWVEWLDVIAITSRSDIAATAGPHLILLIISSILTAFIVYRLGKGVSRTNLSIRS from the coding sequence ATGTTTGGTGAGATGAAAATCCGACATTTGATCGGGGTTACAGCATTATTTTTAGTTCCAACAATGGTGATCTTATTTTTCTTATTACTCTTTTCTGATGGGAATGTCGATTTTATTTCTGCGACATTCGGATTTGTTTTTTATGTAGTTGTTCCAGTTGTTTACTTCGGTTATGATTTTAGAAAACAAAAACTTTCTATTCGCCAAGTTGTTTATACGAAAGGCGTTACCCGGTGGATACCTTCCATCTTCGGCATCGTGATTATTTCCATCGCTTTTTCATTAAGTGCATTCTGGCTTTATTTATATTTGCTAAGTCCGGTATTACCATTTTTAGTTGATTTTTTATTGGAAGAAACGCCGATGCCAGAAAGTGGATTGTTCTTAGCCTTTGAAATCATCATGATTACAATTCTTGCGCCGATTGTTGAAGAATTCTTTTTCCGCGGCGTCATTCTTCAGCGGCTTATCAAAAAAAGTTCTGTTTGGGGCGGGATTTTAATCTCTAGTATTTTATTCGGGATTTTGCATGCTGATATTATCGGGGCATTTATCTTTGGCGTAATTACAGCCCTTTTAGTTATACGAACCGGTAATTTACTGATTCCGATTTTATTGCATATGCTTAATAATACGCTTGCTGTTTTATTAATGTATGTTCCGCCTACCTGGGTTGAATGGCTTGACGTGATTGCGATTACTAGCCGTTCAGATATTGCAGCTACAGCAGGACCCCATCTCATACTTTTAATAATTAGCAGCATATTGACCGCCTTTATCGTCTACCGATTAGGCAAGGGTGTATCTCGCACAAATTTATCGATCAGGAGCTAA
- a CDS encoding NADPH-dependent FMN reductase → MESYIMTIKVKAIIGSTSSTSYNLKLVEHLRKRHADKLEITPVFINDLEMFSIDTESTPPENVQDFKNNVKDSDAVLFAVPEYNFSIPGAMKNAIDWLSRGGDFTIKEKPAFIVGSSMGVFGSIRAQIHLREILSNPALAPVILPGNEVYVGSVHTKMNEAGEITDQATIDFLDTVVDNFVEFYNKSKASATV, encoded by the coding sequence ATGGAGTCTTATATAATGACAATTAAAGTAAAAGCGATAATCGGAAGTACGAGTTCAACTTCATATAACTTGAAATTAGTGGAGCATTTGAGAAAACGTCATGCAGATAAATTAGAAATCACTCCGGTATTTATCAACGACCTAGAAATGTTCTCGATTGATACAGAAAGCACGCCACCGGAAAACGTACAGGATTTTAAAAACAATGTGAAGGATTCGGATGCAGTATTGTTTGCAGTCCCTGAATATAACTTCTCCATACCGGGGGCAATGAAAAACGCGATTGATTGGTTATCACGTGGCGGCGACTTTACAATTAAAGAAAAACCAGCATTCATCGTTGGTTCTTCAATGGGCGTATTTGGAAGTATCCGTGCACAAATTCACTTAAGAGAAATTCTTTCAAATCCAGCGCTAGCGCCTGTTATACTTCCAGGTAACGAAGTGTATGTCGGTTCCGTTCATACGAAAATGAACGAAGCCGGTGAAATAACTGATCAAGCGACGATTGATTTTTTAGACACTGTTGTTGACAATTTCGTTGAATTTTATAATAAATCGAAAGCTTCTGCTACGGTTTGA
- a CDS encoding DNA ligase D → MKPMLLTSANEIPVGDEWLYEVKYDGFRCILVWDEKSPTFVSRNGNDLTHLFPEITQFYANIYEKFVPFLPLTADGELVHLVNAYKSDFSIVQSRGRMRNGNVISKHAKNQPCSYIMFDLLRIKGEDLTNFPLSSRKYELHKLLQSIGEIEVINVYEDADTVWNLAEVNNSEGIVAKRKTSDWISGQRTNQWLKIKNWRYVTVVLTKYNQENGFFHGSVYKADSLVEMTVFRHGLTDEERRTLVDFIQTNGTKVSADHWELSPSICVDIACIDFDGKKLREPRFYKFNFDIEPGQVNWRNMQKQLHPIPPSVQITHPEKPVWPAIDIKKDDYLFYLQQIAPHFLPFLHDRLLTAIRFPHGAPGESFYQKNAPDYIPDFMTTKQQEDIRYIVCNDLQSLLWLGNQLALEFHIPFQTTNTKFPTEIVFDLDPPSISSFTLAIEAALKMKAIFDQFNLHTYVKTSGGKGLHLYIPLPKDTFTYEETRIFTEFVCRFLCDQEPERFTIERLKKNRNNKLYLDYVQHAEGKTIIAPYSPRGNAQGIIATPLFWEEVNDQLQPTLFQIPAVLDRIKNQGDPLKNFRQMGEKQKFHDVLIQLRKLLD, encoded by the coding sequence ATGAAACCGATGCTTTTAACTTCAGCAAATGAGATTCCTGTTGGCGATGAATGGCTTTATGAAGTAAAATACGACGGTTTTCGCTGTATTTTAGTTTGGGATGAAAAGTCCCCCACTTTTGTTAGTAGAAATGGCAATGACCTGACTCACCTGTTTCCCGAAATCACTCAATTTTACGCTAATATATATGAAAAATTTGTACCTTTTCTTCCGCTAACTGCGGATGGTGAATTGGTACATTTAGTCAATGCTTATAAAAGTGATTTTTCAATCGTTCAATCACGCGGCAGAATGCGCAATGGAAATGTCATTTCAAAACATGCCAAAAATCAACCTTGCAGTTATATTATGTTCGATTTGCTTCGAATTAAAGGTGAGGATTTGACGAATTTTCCTTTGTCGTCCCGGAAATACGAACTCCATAAGCTATTACAATCAATCGGAGAAATCGAAGTCATAAATGTCTACGAAGATGCCGATACAGTGTGGAATCTTGCAGAAGTAAATAACTCGGAAGGTATTGTTGCAAAAAGAAAAACGAGTGATTGGATAAGCGGACAGCGGACAAATCAATGGTTAAAAATTAAAAACTGGAGATATGTAACTGTCGTGCTGACGAAATATAATCAGGAAAATGGCTTTTTTCACGGGTCAGTATACAAGGCGGATAGCTTGGTGGAAATGACTGTTTTTCGACACGGGTTAACGGATGAAGAAAGAAGGACTTTGGTTGATTTTATTCAAACGAATGGCACGAAGGTATCAGCAGATCATTGGGAATTGTCCCCGTCCATTTGCGTTGATATCGCCTGCATCGATTTTGACGGAAAAAAATTGAGGGAGCCTAGATTTTATAAATTCAATTTTGATATTGAGCCGGGACAGGTGAACTGGAGAAACATGCAAAAGCAACTACATCCAATACCGCCGTCAGTTCAAATAACTCATCCTGAAAAGCCTGTTTGGCCAGCTATCGACATTAAAAAAGATGATTACTTATTTTACTTGCAGCAGATAGCCCCCCACTTTCTTCCTTTTCTGCACGACCGTCTTTTGACCGCAATCCGTTTCCCTCACGGCGCGCCAGGAGAAAGCTTTTACCAGAAAAACGCACCCGATTATATACCTGACTTTATGACAACTAAACAGCAGGAAGATATTCGTTATATTGTCTGCAACGATCTTCAATCTTTATTGTGGTTAGGAAATCAGCTCGCGCTTGAGTTTCATATTCCGTTTCAAACAACGAATACGAAATTCCCTACTGAAATTGTATTCGATTTAGATCCTCCTTCAATAAGTTCATTTACATTGGCAATAGAGGCGGCGTTGAAAATGAAGGCCATATTCGATCAGTTCAACCTTCATACCTATGTTAAAACTTCCGGCGGCAAGGGACTTCACCTGTATATTCCATTGCCGAAGGACACTTTCACCTACGAAGAAACACGGATATTCACAGAGTTTGTCTGTCGTTTCTTATGTGACCAAGAACCTGAGCGTTTCACCATCGAACGGTTAAAGAAAAATCGGAATAATAAATTATACTTAGATTATGTTCAACATGCAGAAGGGAAAACAATTATCGCTCCGTATTCTCCTAGAGGCAATGCACAAGGTATTATCGCTACGCCACTATTCTGGGAGGAGGTAAATGACCAGCTACAGCCAACATTATTTCAGATCCCTGCCGTTTTAGATCGAATTAAAAATCAAGGCGATCCTTTGAAAAACTTTCGACAGATGGGTGAGAAACAAAAATTCCACGACGTCCTTATTCAGCTACGGAAATTGCTGGATTAA
- a CDS encoding Ku protein, whose product MHTVWKGSISFGLVNIPVKLHAATENKDVKLRQLHKECNTPVNYQKVCPICDKEVKNEEIVKAYEYTKNKFVVLDQEELDQLKKENEDKAVEIIEFVKLEEIDPIYFERSYFMSPDSGGGKAYALLRKALGDSGKIGVAKIVIRSKEQLAVVRVYGDTLLMETIHFPDEVRNVQEVPNIPSAETVIQKELDTALLLVEQLTTTFDASKYTDEYRSALMELIEEKKSGEKTVTPSEKGPDMPSNVMDLMTALQASLDKTKKKPAARKKSTKTAKKNA is encoded by the coding sequence ATGCATACGGTTTGGAAAGGTAGCATCAGTTTTGGATTGGTGAATATCCCTGTGAAGCTTCATGCAGCCACTGAAAATAAAGACGTAAAACTGCGCCAATTACACAAGGAATGCAATACGCCAGTGAATTATCAAAAAGTTTGTCCGATCTGCGATAAAGAAGTGAAAAATGAGGAAATCGTCAAAGCATATGAGTACACGAAAAATAAATTTGTCGTTCTAGATCAAGAAGAATTGGATCAATTGAAAAAAGAGAATGAAGACAAGGCTGTAGAAATTATCGAATTCGTTAAGTTAGAAGAAATTGATCCCATCTACTTTGAACGTAGTTATTTTATGTCCCCGGATAGTGGTGGGGGTAAGGCTTATGCATTATTAAGAAAAGCGTTAGGTGATTCTGGCAAAATCGGCGTAGCGAAAATCGTCATTCGCTCGAAGGAACAATTGGCTGTCGTTCGTGTTTACGGCGACACATTGCTAATGGAAACCATTCATTTTCCCGATGAAGTACGTAATGTCCAAGAAGTTCCGAATATTCCCAGTGCAGAAACAGTTATCCAGAAAGAACTAGATACCGCACTCCTATTGGTTGAGCAATTGACGACGACATTTGATGCCTCTAAATACACGGATGAGTATCGATCAGCGTTAATGGAATTAATCGAAGAGAAGAAATCAGGCGAAAAGACTGTAACGCCAAGTGAAAAAGGACCAGACATGCCGTCGAATGTAATGGATCTGATGACTGCGCTTCAGGCCTCACTCGATAAAACAAAAAAGAAACCAGCGGCACGAAAGAAGTCGACGAAAACGGCGAAAAAAAATGCGTGA
- a CDS encoding DUF1672 family protein, translating to MNKIYYIFLSLLLLLGGCDSMGSKNGEESKNLDEQNTYEKETFVRIQDYKGEGFELRGSLKEIGEIAQDNREEIEKAVQGYFKENYKSDVTVHNIVSATDGVSVFVESVGEPHFYTFAIVPVDVKNKEVETDSVWSQEGQVENAIQSGLYAMAFDQKFQKLDEYFNKLVKEYPVVGRPMEVVENVRADGFATPYYYMSTVGDTFETILEMYLENPNLSKEDIMSYFHHNEFDTKYAIITVYLFMAEATAEPDSEIFTRIVSDLNELQGIPRGEYTVLLNDNLVDKRRGIGTKDNTLRTDKGKIIKE from the coding sequence TTGAATAAAATTTATTATATATTTTTGTCTTTATTACTTTTGTTGGGCGGTTGTGACAGCATGGGGAGTAAAAATGGCGAGGAATCGAAGAATCTAGATGAGCAAAATACATATGAAAAAGAAACCTTTGTCAGGATTCAAGATTATAAAGGTGAAGGCTTTGAACTACGGGGCAGTCTAAAAGAAATTGGTGAAATTGCTCAAGATAATCGTGAAGAAATCGAAAAAGCAGTTCAAGGTTATTTTAAGGAAAACTACAAATCGGATGTGACAGTTCATAATATCGTCAGCGCAACAGATGGGGTATCTGTGTTTGTGGAGTCGGTTGGCGAACCACATTTCTACACATTTGCGATTGTCCCAGTAGATGTTAAAAATAAAGAAGTAGAAACAGATAGTGTTTGGTCTCAAGAAGGCCAAGTTGAAAACGCCATACAAAGCGGTCTTTATGCAATGGCTTTTGATCAAAAGTTCCAAAAGTTAGATGAGTACTTTAATAAACTCGTAAAAGAATATCCCGTTGTCGGTAGACCTATGGAAGTTGTTGAAAATGTGAGAGCAGATGGTTTTGCGACGCCCTACTATTATATGAGTACAGTTGGAGACACTTTTGAGACGATCTTGGAGATGTATTTGGAAAATCCCAATCTATCTAAAGAGGATATCATGTCATACTTCCACCATAATGAATTCGACACGAAGTATGCAATAATTACTGTTTATTTATTTATGGCGGAAGCCACTGCAGAACCAGATAGTGAGATATTTACTAGGATTGTGTCTGACCTAAATGAATTACAAGGAATTCCTCGGGGAGAATATACAGTCCTATTAAATGACAATCTTGTCGATAAGCGAAGAGGCATTGGAACGAAAGATAATACATTGAGAACGGATAAAGGGAAAATTATTAAAGAATAG
- a CDS encoding AI-2E family transporter: protein MDGLIDIFRKREVKRIIIFALIIFILFSVRSMINIILLTFIFTYLMNRLVEFTAKRVRIKRTLLVILLYSIIVGLLTVGIAKYLPIITSEISQLVKRITTFSATSHDNVLMNYIETILSSDKIATYLEDGLSFLLKSFTDISKTSIQVLLSLILSLFFILEKPRLKEFTGKFKNSKIAAFYYEIEFFGEKFTRTFGKVIEAQFIIAIVNTILSVLIFIMLGFPQIIGLAIMVFFLGLIPVAGVIISLVPLTIIAFTIGGYLKVLYLFIAIMLIHGIEAYILNPKLMSSKTDLPVFYTFVVLIFSQHFFGVWGLIIGIPVFVFLLDILDVTNKEATIK, encoded by the coding sequence ATGGACGGATTAATAGATATCTTCCGAAAGAGAGAAGTAAAACGTATTATTATTTTTGCTTTAATTATTTTCATTCTGTTTAGTGTTAGAAGTATGATCAATATTATCTTACTAACATTTATATTTACATATTTAATGAATCGTCTCGTAGAATTTACGGCCAAACGCGTACGTATAAAGCGCACTTTACTCGTCATACTGCTCTATTCAATAATCGTAGGACTCCTGACAGTTGGAATCGCGAAATACTTACCAATCATTACATCGGAAATCAGTCAACTGGTCAAAAGGATTACGACTTTTTCTGCAACATCACATGACAATGTGCTAATGAACTACATAGAAACAATACTATCAAGCGATAAGATTGCTACATATTTGGAAGACGGACTTTCTTTTCTGTTGAAATCGTTCACTGATATTAGTAAGACGAGCATTCAAGTATTGCTTTCCTTAATTTTAAGCTTATTTTTCATACTTGAAAAACCAAGATTAAAAGAATTCACCGGCAAGTTTAAGAATAGTAAAATCGCTGCTTTTTATTATGAAATTGAGTTTTTCGGAGAAAAGTTTACACGCACATTCGGAAAAGTGATTGAAGCACAATTTATCATTGCTATCGTTAACACGATTCTATCGGTGCTAATATTCATCATGCTTGGATTCCCGCAAATCATTGGATTAGCAATTATGGTTTTCTTTTTAGGACTTATCCCTGTAGCAGGGGTGATTATCTCTTTGGTCCCTTTGACCATCATTGCCTTCACAATCGGCGGTTACCTGAAAGTACTCTATCTTTTCATTGCAATCATGCTCATACATGGGATAGAAGCATATATCCTAAATCCTAAACTGATGTCATCAAAAACAGATTTGCCTGTTTTCTATACATTCGTTGTCCTGATTTTTTCTCAACATTTCTTCGGTGTCTGGGGACTAATCATCGGGATCCCAGTATTTGTATTCCTTCTCGATATACTTGATGTAACGAATAAAGAAGCAACGATAAAATAA
- a CDS encoding monooxygenase has product MNYLLQVDFKMDGPFGEEMSTGFADLAKSINNESGVIWKIWTEDPAAKEAGGIYLFETKEDAEKYLAMHSDRLTSFGITDIRGKILEVNEALSLINNAPIK; this is encoded by the coding sequence ATTAATTATTTATTACAAGTAGATTTTAAAATGGATGGACCGTTCGGTGAGGAAATGTCAACGGGGTTTGCTGATTTAGCCAAAAGTATCAACAATGAGTCAGGTGTGATTTGGAAGATTTGGACAGAGGATCCAGCTGCTAAAGAAGCTGGCGGGATTTACTTATTCGAAACAAAAGAGGATGCTGAAAAATATTTAGCTATGCATTCGGATCGTCTAACAAGTTTTGGGATTACCGATATTCGCGGTAAGATTTTAGAAGTGAACGAAGCATTATCCCTTATTAATAACGCACCCATTAAATAA
- a CDS encoding flavin reductase family protein translates to MGNYPTGVTVVTAFDENNEPMGLTVNSFASVSLEPLLILWSINNGAGSYNDFLKTDKFAVNILASDQADLCTLFSSKVEDRFGVCDWEKSELNLPVLAGSLATLQCKVYKKVDAGDHTIMIGEVLDIHNEEKEPLLYHKRTIGAIPETFYK, encoded by the coding sequence ATGGGGAATTATCCGACGGGAGTCACGGTTGTCACTGCATTCGATGAAAATAATGAACCGATGGGGTTAACGGTAAACTCGTTTGCATCTGTATCTCTTGAACCTTTACTAATCTTATGGTCAATTAATAACGGTGCGGGTTCATACAATGATTTTCTGAAGACCGACAAGTTCGCGGTTAATATTTTGGCATCAGACCAAGCGGATTTATGCACATTGTTCTCTAGCAAGGTCGAGGATCGATTTGGCGTGTGCGATTGGGAAAAGTCTGAGCTAAATCTGCCAGTTTTAGCAGGCTCACTGGCTACTTTGCAATGCAAAGTGTATAAAAAAGTCGATGCGGGTGACCATACAATCATGATTGGTGAAGTACTCGATATACATAACGAGGAAAAAGAACCTCTTTTATATCACAAAAGAACAATCGGAGCTATTCCCGAAACGTTTTATAAATGA
- a CDS encoding MATE family efflux transporter, with product MAKQYDFTEGNIFKQLFIFSAPIILTNLLQISYQFIDSLWVGNLIGSDALGAVAISGTVIFTVLSFVIGLNNAALTILSQQKGKGSDGGLKRYLNAFVVMLSGMSIVLGIIGFMMAERILLLLGTPTAMIDMAASYLQINFIGMLFLFGYNFIGTVFRSVGDSKTPLYFVLIAVILNTVLDPLFIYTFDWGIEGAAYATIVSQGVAFGTGLFFTLRKSLVPFSKPHLPARSEVIDILKLGIPSGLQMSVISAGSMAIMSVIASFGPAVVAGYGAAQRLDSLIMLPAQALGVAVNSMAGQNIGANRWDRVHRITFYGFIYNLIVMLMLALVMFLFATYGIRLFIKEPDAARFGTDYLKMVAFFYPFLGINFILNGTVRAAGAMFQVLVLNIISFWVLRYPMTYLLSTLYGEKGIALGIGISFAISSVFAFLYYRFGRWKDAKVFGD from the coding sequence GTGGCGAAACAATATGACTTTACGGAAGGGAATATATTCAAGCAGCTCTTTATTTTTTCTGCACCTATTATTCTTACCAACCTGTTGCAAATCTCCTATCAATTTATCGATAGTCTTTGGGTTGGAAACTTAATCGGTTCAGATGCACTAGGGGCCGTAGCTATATCAGGAACAGTTATTTTTACAGTCCTTTCTTTTGTGATTGGGTTGAATAACGCGGCACTCACCATATTATCGCAACAAAAAGGGAAGGGAAGCGATGGAGGACTGAAGCGCTACTTAAACGCATTCGTGGTCATGTTATCCGGCATGTCTATTGTCTTAGGTATAATCGGATTTATGATGGCTGAACGCATTTTGCTTCTACTGGGGACCCCTACTGCGATGATTGATATGGCGGCATCGTATTTGCAAATTAACTTTATCGGTATGTTATTTTTATTTGGCTATAATTTCATTGGGACCGTATTTCGTTCTGTAGGAGATTCGAAAACGCCTTTATATTTCGTATTAATTGCCGTCATACTAAATACCGTCCTTGACCCGCTTTTCATCTATACATTTGACTGGGGAATAGAAGGGGCTGCCTATGCAACAATCGTTTCGCAAGGAGTGGCGTTTGGTACAGGTCTCTTTTTCACCTTAAGGAAAAGCCTCGTTCCTTTTTCAAAGCCGCATTTACCGGCGCGGAGTGAAGTAATCGATATTTTGAAATTGGGAATACCATCCGGTTTGCAAATGAGTGTCATTTCAGCTGGTTCCATGGCAATCATGAGCGTCATAGCGTCTTTTGGTCCGGCAGTTGTAGCGGGATACGGGGCGGCGCAACGATTGGATAGTCTAATTATGTTGCCTGCACAAGCACTTGGTGTAGCTGTAAATAGTATGGCGGGCCAAAATATTGGCGCAAATCGATGGGACCGCGTCCATCGTATTACCTTTTACGGATTTATTTACAATCTGATTGTGATGCTCATGCTCGCATTAGTCATGTTTTTATTCGCGACTTATGGCATACGTCTCTTCATAAAAGAACCTGATGCTGCACGATTTGGAACGGACTATTTAAAAATGGTTGCTTTTTTCTATCCATTCCTGGGCATAAATTTTATATTAAACGGTACAGTACGAGCCGCTGGTGCGATGTTTCAAGTTCTCGTACTAAATATTATTTCATTTTGGGTTCTTAGGTATCCGATGACGTATTTACTTTCAACGCTATATGGAGAAAAAGGAATTGCGCTCGGTATCGGTATAAGTTTTGCGATCAGCAGCGTTTTTGCATTCCTCTATTACAGATTTGGCCGTTGGAAAGATGCAAAAGTGTTTGGTGATTAA
- a CDS encoding tartrate dehydrogenase gives MKRFKIALIPGDGIGPEVVAEGTKVLKAIEQLDPTITFEFTEFPWGCEYYLETGKMMADDGIEQLKSFDAIYLGAVGYPGVPDHISLWDLLLRIRKEFDQYVNIRPITLLNPTLTPLKNKTREEIDFLVIRENSEGEYAGAGDWLYKGKPEEVVLQTGVFSRKGTERIIRYAYEEAQKSNRTLTSISKANALNYSMVFWDEVFEEVGLEYPDVQTYSYLVDAASLYFVAEPERFEVVVTSNLFGDILTDIGAAITGGMGLATGANVNPERKYPSMFEPVHGSAPDIAGKGIANPLAAIWSISQMMDFFGEEQWGKRILSTLELILTEKDNLTPDLGGTASTSELGERFIELLKSSD, from the coding sequence ATGAAACGATTTAAAATTGCGCTTATACCTGGAGATGGGATAGGTCCAGAAGTTGTTGCAGAAGGTACGAAAGTTTTAAAGGCGATTGAGCAGCTTGATCCCACTATCACTTTCGAGTTCACTGAATTTCCTTGGGGCTGCGAATATTATTTAGAAACAGGGAAAATGATGGCAGATGACGGAATCGAACAATTAAAATCTTTTGATGCCATTTACCTTGGTGCTGTTGGTTATCCCGGCGTTCCTGATCACATATCTTTATGGGATTTGCTCCTTCGTATTCGAAAAGAATTCGACCAATATGTAAATATTCGACCGATAACACTGTTAAATCCTACCTTGACGCCGTTAAAAAACAAAACGCGAGAAGAGATTGATTTTCTTGTGATTCGAGAAAATAGCGAAGGTGAATATGCAGGGGCTGGGGACTGGCTATATAAAGGAAAGCCGGAAGAAGTTGTACTTCAAACTGGCGTATTTTCTCGAAAAGGAACGGAGCGTATTATTCGCTATGCATATGAAGAAGCGCAAAAGTCTAATCGAACCTTGACGAGTATTAGTAAAGCGAATGCATTAAATTATTCGATGGTTTTTTGGGATGAAGTATTTGAAGAAGTCGGCTTAGAGTATCCTGATGTTCAAACGTATTCCTATTTAGTGGACGCAGCAAGTTTATATTTTGTTGCGGAACCCGAACGATTTGAAGTAGTAGTCACGTCTAATTTATTTGGAGATATTCTAACGGATATCGGGGCGGCGATAACCGGCGGCATGGGGCTTGCGACGGGAGCGAATGTCAATCCAGAACGGAAATATCCCTCAATGTTCGAGCCGGTTCATGGATCCGCACCGGATATTGCAGGTAAAGGCATTGCGAACCCGCTCGCCGCAATTTGGTCGATAAGTCAGATGATGGACTTTTTCGGAGAAGAACAATGGGGAAAGCGTATTCTTTCAACCTTGGAGCTTATTTTGACTGAAAAAGATAACTTGACGCCAGATTTGGGCGGAACCGCTTCAACAAGTGAACTTGGTGAACGTTTTATTGAGTTATTAAAGTCGTCGGATTAA